AATCCGTGGAGCAGAGTTCGAAGGTGAAGCTGATGATATTTCAAACGATAAAGGACCAAAAAAAAGTATCACTATAATAAAGACAACTGTTGGAAAGCCGAAAGAGATTAAATCGGGAAACAAGGATGGAAATAATTATTTATCACGAAGTTTTGAGGCGGAAAGCAAAATAGAAGTTAAGCATTCATACAGAATATTGAAAAAGCGTAGTGATACAAAAGATAATAGGTTTTAAAAATGAGTAATATTACAGAAAAAATAGAAAACTTGAAGAAAAAACGGAACGCGGTTATACTCGTGCATAATTACCAGCCTTCCGAGGTGCAGGATATCGCAGACTTCAGAGGCGATTCACTCGGTTTGAGCAGAGAGGCGGCGAAGACTTCAGCCGATGTGATAGTTTTCTGCGGCGTGCATTTTATGGCGGAGACCGCTGCCATACTCTCGCCGGATAAAACCGTCCTGCTGCCGGATAAGGACGCGGGATGCCCGATGGCGGATATGATAGACGCCGAAAAACTCAGGGCTTTGAAAAAGAAACACCCGCACGCTTCGGTCGTCTGTTATGTCAATTCCACGGCGGAGGTGAAGGCGGAGTCGGATTACTGCTGCACTTCCGCAAACGCAGTGGAGATTTTAAGCGGGATTGAAAATAATGAAATTATTTTTGTGCCGGATAAATATCTTGGAAGTTTCGCCGCCGGAAAAGCGGGCAAAAAAGTGATCCTTTACGAGGGTTACTGCCCCATCCACATGAAGATTTTAGAGCAGCATATCACAGATGGCCGCAAGGCGCATCCGGGGGCAAAAGTTCTTGTTCATCCGGAATGCAGAACAGCAATCTGCGATTTGGCGGATGAAGTGCTTTCCACTTCCGGCATGGAAAGATACGCGCGGGAAACTAAGTGTGAGGAAATGATAATAGGCACGGAAACGGGCCTTGTTTACAGGCTTCAAAAGGACAATCCCGGCAAGAAATTTTATCCGGCCTCAGCCGAAGCCGTGTGCCCCAATATGAAAAAAACGAGTTTGGAAAAAGTGCTTTGGGCGCTTGATGAAATGAAGCATGAGATAAGGGTGAAAGAGTCCACGGCGAAGGCCGCCCGTAAGGCCATCGACAGAATGATTTCTTTTGGATAGGAGAAAATATGGAATACAGCGATAAGGTGATGGAGCATTTCAGGAATCCCCGCAATGTGGGGGAGATCAAAGACGCCGACGGCGTGGGAAAAGTGGGAAATCCAGTCTGCGGCGATATAATGAACCTTTACATAAAGGTCAGAGACGGGGTGATCGTTGACGCTAAATTCAAAACATTCGGATGCGGCGCCGCCATCGCCACATCGTCAATAACGACGGAACTTGTCAAAGGTAAAACAATAGAGGACGCGCTCAAGCTCTCCAATCAGGCGGTGACGGAAGCCCTCGGCGGACTGCCCGCGGTGAAGCGGCATTGTTCCGTTCTTGCCGAAGAGGCGCTGAAATCAGCTATAGATGATTATAAGGCGCGGAAGGCCGCTAAGAATGGCTGAATTTTTAGCCCATCTCCATCATTATGCCGTTGAGGTTTTACCCTCTCTGGCCGCGGGTTTTTTTATAAGCGGAATAATCAACGAGTTTGTGCCGATATCTTTCATAAACCGCTATCTTAACAGAAAGGGCGTTATGCCCATCATATACACGACTATAGCGGGGATAATGCTTCCTATCTGCTGCATAGGTTCATTGCCCGTGGCGGTGGGGCTCAGGAAAAAAGGCGTGGCTCTCGGCCCGGTGCTCGCTTTCCTTGTGGCGACGCCGGCGACTTCCGTGACGGCTGTTATTGTGACCTGGCGGCTGATGGGAATGGGCTTCACCCTTTATCTGTGCGCGACGGTTATTATAATGGGCCTTGTCCTCGGGCTTATAGGCAACAGGATTAAAACCGGGGAAATGCGGGTTGACGCTGGAACCTGTCCGCATTGCGCCACGGGCGCAGGCGGGCATAATCACGAAATAAAGACTCTGCCCGCGCGGATACGCTCAATATTCGCGTATTCGTTTATAGAACAGCCCCGTGAAATGGGCGGCGAGATAGCGATAGGCCTTTTGATAGCCGCGGCTGTGGCGTCCATCACCCCAATTCAGAATATCGTTCAGGATCACCTCGCCGGCGGACTGGGATATGTTTTTTCTCTGGCCTTCGGGATGGTGATGTATATATGCTCCACGGCGAGCGTTCCTATGGTTGACGCTTTTGTCGCAAGCGGAATGAATGCCGGCGCGGGCCTTGTGCTCCTTCTGGTCGGGCCCATCACAAGCTACGGCACAATTCTTGTTTTGAAAAAAGAATTCGGCTCAAAGGTACTCGCCCTCTATCTGTTTGTCATTACGCTTGTTTCTCTGATAGCGGGAAATCTGTACAGCATACTGTTTTGACAAAGGGACAAAAAATAGCCGTTGCCATGAGCGGCGGCGTTGATTCATCCGTTGCCGCGGCCCTCCTTATAGAAAAAGGTTTTGATGTCATAGGCCTGACCATGAAGCTGCCCGCCGTTTCCACTGATTCCGATGGCCGTTGCTGCGGCACAAAAGCCATAGACGACGCCAGGGCCG
This Candidatus Omnitrophota bacterium DNA region includes the following protein-coding sequences:
- the nifU gene encoding Fe-S cluster assembly scaffold protein NifU, which produces MEYSDKVMEHFRNPRNVGEIKDADGVGKVGNPVCGDIMNLYIKVRDGVIVDAKFKTFGCGAAIATSSITTELVKGKTIEDALKLSNQAVTEALGGLPAVKRHCSVLAEEALKSAIDDYKARKAAKNG
- the nadA gene encoding quinolinate synthase NadA gives rise to the protein MSNITEKIENLKKKRNAVILVHNYQPSEVQDIADFRGDSLGLSREAAKTSADVIVFCGVHFMAETAAILSPDKTVLLPDKDAGCPMADMIDAEKLRALKKKHPHASVVCYVNSTAEVKAESDYCCTSANAVEILSGIENNEIIFVPDKYLGSFAAGKAGKKVILYEGYCPIHMKILEQHITDGRKAHPGAKVLVHPECRTAICDLADEVLSTSGMERYARETKCEEMIIGTETGLVYRLQKDNPGKKFYPASAEAVCPNMKKTSLEKVLWALDEMKHEIRVKESTAKAARKAIDRMISFG